Sequence from the Pan paniscus chromosome 4, NHGRI_mPanPan1-v2.0_pri, whole genome shotgun sequence genome:
TCACGCCCTGCCTGGGCCACACACGAAGGATTCAGGACTTGGCTGTCCCCGACCCTTGCCCATCAGAGGTCCCCACCCCCATTCATACCTGATAGCGAAATACCACGTGtgcagggcaggggagggccCTCGTGGCCAGGGCTTGGGGGGCAGGCTCCTCAAAGAGCTCTCCCATCTCCTCACATTCCTCAAAGTCAGAAAGCTCAGCATCCTCAGCCTAGAGGGGCAAAGAACAGACCTCATATGGGGCCCACTCTCAAGCACTGGTTCTATCTCCCACTCTTCCATCTTTCCTCTAAAGGACACCATGGATCCCCCTCCAAGGCAGTTGCACCCATCCACTCACCATGTACACAACCACAGTCACCACAGAGCAGGATAATACTAACAGTAATAGCAGAGTTACAGTAATTGAGtgcatactatgtgccaggtacaatGCAAAGTATCTTGTGTATATTGTCTCATGTAATCTTCATAATGACCCAGTGTTAATAGTTTTGCACAACTATTAACCTCACTTTATTTACAAGGAAACTGGggttcagaaaggttaagtcaCTTTTCGAGATTGCACAGCTCATAAGTGGAGTGGCTGGTACTCAAAGCCCTTACAGACTGCCCCAGAACCCTACTTCTTAATCATTCTATTATGCtcataataaaaatttactgAGGACTCTATGCCAGAAATTATGCAAAGAATGATATATGAATGATTTCACTTAAGCCTCGTAATAACCCTTTGAGTTAGGCACAACTGTGATTCCAGTTTTATAGGGTTTGCCTTCCACTGGAGTTTTTCCCTTCTAAGTAAGGATGGGTAGTGTTGGGGGAGGAGCTCACGGTTGGAGAGAGGTCCCTCTGGGACAGCCGAGCCTCACTGAGCCGCCGCTCCTGCTCCACCTCATCCTGGGCCTGGGTCATGGCTGGCTTCAGCCAGCGCTCCACATCTAAGCCAGCCCCCTGCAGCAGAGCCAGCCGGGCAGCCCCCTTCACCTGGCTCACCTGCCATGGGGAGGAAGTAAGTTAGTGGGACCTGGCTGACGGCAGTGTTTACTCTctgcttctcccttccttcctcccaccatCAGAAAGAAGAGTAGAGGGAGTGGGGCTTGCCTGAGAAGGTGGGATCTCTAACCTCAGGGGTGTGCCTCACCTGTGCCCGGCGGATGCTCTCTCGCACTTCCTGTAACCTCTGTTCTATGCTTGAAGCCTCCCGCTCTGAAGCCTGCTGCCGCCTCTGCTCCAGTCGTTGCAGTACCTGGTTGGGAAGGCAGAGAACAGGGGTGGGTGGAAATACTGTGGGGCATGACTTACTATGGGACTGGTACTTTGCTAGTTGCATCACatacattatgtcatttaatcttccCTATGAGGTGGGTGCTATTATTGGCCCTACTTTagtgatgaggaaattgaagtccagagaggttaagtcactccCTTACCCGGGGCTACAGAACTAGGAAGCAACAGAAGAGAATTTGAACCTATGTCGGTCTAGCTCCAAAAACTGTGCTCTTAACTATTGTGCCACACTGTTACCTTAAAATACCTTTCCCTCCCCTCTGTAGCTCCATGACACCCTCAATGGCTCCAAGATCCCCTCTCTCAGCTCTTCTTGCTGAGACAAGAAGGTGCACATGACACCTGTGCCCCCCACCTCACCCGATGCCCATGGTTCTGGATCTTGTAGTCACGGGCAGCTCGGCTGGTCAAGCGCTGAACCTCTTTCTCCAGGCCACTCTTGCCAGCCACACCTTCTGCTCCCCACTCCAGGACACACACCTGAATGGGTCAGGGGGTGCTGTGAGGAGGACCTGAGGCTGCTCCTTCTCTCCAGTTCCCTCCTTTTTCCACTCTATCTTGACCTCCAAGGacaaggacaaagagaaaggGGCACATGCCTACAGTCATGGACACAGGTAATGTGGACACAGAGATACAGAGCTTCAGAAATGGGATCCAGGTCAAGGGACAGAGGTAGAATGAAAAGGATGGTGCAGTCAAGTGACTGAAAGGTGGACTGaggtgtgtttttttgtgtgtgtcctgTTGGGAGGGAGGTGAGCTGGAGTTCTGAAACCCCCTCTCCACGGTGTACACTCACTAAGTTAACACAAAGACAAAGATAATGGAGGAGACCTAAATCATAGTCGCCTTTATATGTGGCCTGGTTCCAACAAGCAGGAAGATCTCACCTGATCAGTCCCTGCTGGCTGAAACtgctgaggtggggtgggggaaaataCACCAGGCTCCTGAAGAAACAGCTTCAGGTCTTGCTCCCAGCTTACCTAGGGGTTGGGAAAAGTCAAAGTCACTCATTCACTGACTCACTCTCCAACCCTGTCCCTAGCACTTCTTGGAAGAAAAAGGACAATGTGTGAAGCAAAGAGGGCTGCATTGGGAGGGAAGGGTAAAAAGGATCCCCGGGAAAGCTCTTAGAGGCCACAGCCCTCACCTGGGAGGTTGTCTGCTCCCCGCGGTGGGCATGCTCCAGGATGACCTCTGCGGCTTCCAGCTCAGTGCGGCTCAGGGAGGTCAGGGGGTCCCTCAAGTGCTCTGACAGCTCACTGACCAGAGCCTAGAGAGAACCCCAAGATACTGACACCACCCTTCCCCCAGACCTCTACCAGACCTCTACTGTAAAATAGGCTCGTTCCAGATTTGACAGGTGATGGGCATGAGGtataggaaggagagaagaagacaTTCTTCATGAGAAAGGCCCTCGTGTGCAGAGCACTTAGAAGTTTAAAACACGTTCACATCCGTTCTCTCCTTTGAGCCCCACTAGTGCTATAAGATAGGCAGAGAAAGGGTTATCCCTGATGAGGAATCTGGGGTTCAGAAGAGTTTAAGTGTACTGTACAATGCCATGCAGCCAGCTAGGAGCAGAACCAGAGCCCATGTATGTATCATCTACCCACTCTAAACAGACAAGATCCCCTGCACCACCCACTGTCATGGGGATCAAGATGCAGGGGGAggtcctcctttccctccctgctGAGGGATAGGGGTGTCTGGGTTAAAACTGGCCTTGAGCAGAGCTGGCAGTTCCTCCTGGTAGTAATGGTCGAGGTGGGCATTGGTAGCCACCAAGTTAAGCAGGTACTCATTGCGGGCTGCTTGCAGCTGCTGGGAGTACTGGGCTGACTGGGCGGACAGCTAGGAGGGTAAACTGATGTCAATAGGAAGCCCTAGACCCCCAGAGTCCTTCCAAGACCAATTGAGAAGCCAGATCCAGAATGGATTCTCacattattgagtgcttactatgtgcctggcactacACTAAAAATGTTGCATACACACAACTCCTGCTCAAAATCCTCTAGTGCCTTCTGCacgcatttaaaataaaatccactgTTCCTTACCATGGTCCACCAGGTTCAATATGAGCTGGCCCCCGCAACCTCTCTGACCTCTTTTCAAGCGCTTGTTCCCTTGCTCACAGTACTCCAGCCATACTGGCCCTCTCTCAGTTCCTCGAGCCTACAAAGTTATTCCCACCTCAGACCCTTTGCACTCACCATTTCTTCtctctggaatgttcttcccctaGATCTTTGCAAGGCCAGCTCCTTCTTGACAGTTAGGCCACCTATTCAGAGAGGCCTCCCTCTAAATTCTACCCCCTTGTTATTCTTTATCATAGtaccttgttttattttcatcttaatcTAAGTATTTATTTGCTGTCTGTCTCTCTTAACCAGACTGTGAGGGCAGGAATTCCATTGGTAGTGTTCTCCACTGTATCCATaatgtctagaacagtgcctatTATATACAGATCCTCAATAAATGCATATTAAAGGACTTAAAAAGAAGggtattctttccattttatagaagaaaataaggctcACAGAGATCAAGTAAATTAACCAAGGTTACCCACCCAGGAAGTAGGAGAGCCTGGATTCAACCCAGTCTTTCATACATATGCACCTATGTTCCAAACCACTAGACtactctgcctccctcttccctgcCCCCACTCATGCCCTCATCCCTCGAACCTTGGTGCTCAGTTTCTGGAGACTGGTCCGAGAGTGGAAGATCCCATGGTCACTTCGGTTTAGCCTGTGCAGATGAGAGAAAGGAGTCAGGCCCACCCCAAGTGGGAGAATATGAGATCAGAGTCAGGCCCAGCTTTGGTGACTTGGCTCCACCCCTAGACAGCCCCACCTCCCTGTTCCCCAACCTTGGGCTTCCTCACTCTCCATGACCCCACCTGGCCTGGACATCAGCCGCCTTCTCCTGTGCCAAGGCCCACACACGTTCCCGCTGCCCATACAGCTTCCGACTTCGGCTCAGCTCCCGGACAGACTGCAGCACCTCAGCCTGCGCCCTCTGGAGGTTCTCTGTTCCCTATTGGGATGCATACACAAAGTCCTTACCTAGACCACCTTTGGTCCCAAGCCAGCTCTTCCTTCACCCCAACCTCTGAGCCATACCTTCCTAAGCACCTGCTCCTTGGCGCTCCGCCCTGTACCCCCTGCTAGGTCACGGTATCGGTCAGACGCCTGGAGTCGGGTTTGGCCCCCAGCCACGGTGGCATCCAGCAGGCAGCGCCAGGCACCGAACACTGTCCTGCCCCTCCCCAGAGAAGGTCTGTGTTGAGGAGGAGAGCACTCCACAGCTTCATGAGaccacccccacctcctgccccctGACCAACACCATGGGAGACAGAGTGCTTTCCCATCCTCCCTTGTCTGGGAGCCCATCAATCGATCAGCCCATTAGCTCAGCCACAAGCCTCACTCCTGCCCTCCACCCCACCCACAGTGTCCTTGCTGGGTCAgctcctctgctgctgctgtgtcAGCTCTACCTACAGCTCACGTGCCTTCCCCACTTGCTAGGCCTTCATCCCCACAGGTTCCTGGGGCTGAGCTCCCCATCACTTTTTGGCCTCTGTGGCCCTCCCCCTCCATAGGGCCCACCTGCTGTCCATCTCACCGCTCCGGTGCCCTTCCCTCTTCAGGAATGGGCCAGCCAGTTTCTGGAGTGCCTGGTGAAAAAGCCATCACAGAACCAAGTTCCCTTTCAAAGACCCACCCCAACTGGCAGAATATGACATCAGAGTATAATCATACCATTCTTTGGGTACATTATGTGCCACTTGCTTTGCTAAATGCCTTATAGTCATTAATttgtttaatccttacaacaaccctacATGAAGgtaaggtattattattattcccatttcacagagaaagaaactgaggtcaagaaaggttaagtaacttgtccaaggtcacatggctataATTACACAGCAGGGATCTGACACCAGTCTGCTTGACTCTAGGCATCTGCTCTTGACCACAATAGGGATAGGTATGGACAGACATTACTGGTGATGTAAGAGAGGCTGGAACAAGAGGTAAGGTCCAGAGAAAAGTCCCATACCTGCCCATACTCCCGTTCAATGGCTGCCCTCTGCTTGCTGTAGGATCTGCGGAGATTGCAGGTCGGGGGTGAGGTGGGGGATAAGGTTATGTTTGGTCCTGTTCTCCCATCCTCAGTCCTCTACTCTGGGCAGGAGGGAGCGGTTTGGGGGAGCCAGGTTCCTAGAGTGTAACTACACCCAGAGGGAATGGGACTGATGGGAGTCCTTGAGATCACCTCGGGCAGCTGCAACACAGGAAACCCTCACCTTACTGCCCCGGGCCCCAGCAGGATCCTCCCCACCCCAGAGGTTCATCTGTAGGCTTAGAGGTGAAGACTGATGGGGGCCTGGGTACGATGTCTGCCAGCCTTCCAACAGGtctggaagagggagagggattcTGCCCTAAGGTTGattgtggggttgggggcagtGGTGTGGAGTCAAGGGCTTTGAGGGAGGGTTCCTGTGTGTTTATGTGGGTgggagggggttgggggggtTAGGTGGGGGAGCATTCCTATCCAGTATCTGGAGAGGCCAGGCCTAGGGTGAGGGCTGTGGATGGGTCGGCTGGGGAGCTCTTGGCCCCTGTTCCTCCACCCCAGCACATGTATACTGGGGAGAAGTGGCGCACAACGACGAAGGTGAGTGTAAATGAAGGGGGTTGGGGGGGCTACCTGATGTCCTCCAGCAGATCCGCCTCCCTCTGCTGCCAGGTCTGAAGGATGCTCAGCTGTTCCAGGAAGCgaagcttcacctcctgggccGGCTTCACCTGTGGGGGCAAAGAGAGGATGAAGACCCCAGCGCAAGGACCTAAAAAACACTCCGCGCAGGGAGCGGtgagggggcggggccgggggggTGCTGAGCTCTTTCCTCTGTTACTTCTGGTTTGGGGTCTGACCCCTTCCGACTTCCCGTCTCCTACCCCAAGTCGGATGCCCCCTTACCTCCCTCCGTTCCCCCAGCCCGCCAGGAGTCCCCATTCAGGGCCAAGCTCACTTTTCGGGGCGGCGGCTGCATCTCCGCTCCAGCAAGGCGGTCAGCCACTGGACTCCGGAACTGGAGGAAGCCCCGCCCACTATGGAGCCCCGCCCCAGGCTAGGTCAGGCCCCGCCCTCTGCCCGCCCACGACTTGTCCGGCGACGTCGCAGGGCGCGGAAGCGAGAGGGGGCCACCGAGAAACTAAACCTGTTACTGCTGCGAATACGCCGGCAGGGTCCGGGTGGCGGGGCGGGCGGGGCGGACGCAGCGTCCGCTGGGCGGTGGGAAGAACCCCAGGCATCTGAGTCAAGACGCCTAAGTTCTATTTGTAGTGTAACCACTGATTCAGCctgtaattattgataattattcatttgcatatgtagATCCCCAGTCCCCGAGCTAATGatgaggaatggagaggaattcaGTGTGTGACCAGGGAAACTGAGTCACTGGGCACCTGAGCAAAGATGCATCTGACGAAGAGAGGGCCGGTCCCAGACCTTTTCCTAATTCCCGCTTAACTGGAAAAGCCAGCGTGAGCGGGGTGAGAAAGATGCCTGGATCCAGGAAGGAACCAGGCCCAAAGGGAAAAAGACTTGGCCCCACTGAAAACTAAACGATACCAGTGAGTCGGCGAGAGCGGGAGATGCGCAGGAAGCCCCTGCCACCTTTAGGATCTTCCAGCCCTAGCACTGCTTCCTGAGGAGCCTCTCCCCAATTCCTCATCCTCCTCACCTAAGCTTCTTTGGCTCAGGCACCTGTCCCAGTACCCCTGACATGTCTCAAAACTCCAGATTCACATTCCAACTCCCCACTGACACCTCTGCTAGTATATCTAATAGGAACCTCAACTTTTAAAGCTTTTAAACCTCCTTCAACCTGATCCTCCCCCCGTAACGTTTTAAATGGCAGCGCATTTCCTCCAGTCAGTTAAGTCAGAAACCCAGAGTCAGTGTGCCTTCTCCTACCCCTACATTCTATCCATCAGTAAGTCCTACAGGTTCTATTtcaaacaacaataaacaaacaaaaacctcttgATCCACTTCCCTCAATTTCCAAGACCACCATCCTAGTCCAAGCCCCCATTATTAGACTTCTGGTCTAATATCTGATCTCCTTGCTTCCACACTGCCCTCACCCCAACCCACTGTTCACACAGCACTCAGAGTGatcaaccttttttttcttttttaaagggaaataagATCTCATAATTTACTTGCTTAAAATGCACTTgcttcagaataaaatccaaatagaATCCATGGCCTTCAAGGCTACGCATGGAAGACCCTGCTGGTCTTTCTTACTTCAGCCTGTACTCTCCTCCCACTGTCCgctcactgtgctccagcctcttTGCTGTTCCCTCAGTAGACCAAGTCCCTTCCAATGCAGAGTTCTTCATGCCTGCTTTCTTTCTCCAGAATCTCCTCCTTCCAGCGTTCCATCTGTCGCCTCCAACAGCTTCTTTCCCTTACTTTGCAACTCTTCACAGATGCCTTCCCCATCCACCCAGTCCAAAGACCATCTCCACaatcactcttcttttttttttgagatggagtcttgctctgttgccaggctagagtacaatggtgcaatctcggctcactgcaacctccacctaccaggttcaagtgattcttctgcttcagcctcccaagtagctgggattacaagcacgtgccaccacaaccggctaattttgtatttttagtagagacacggtttcaccatctttgccaggatggtctcgaactcctgacctcaggtaatccatccccctcagcctcccaaagtgctgggattacaggtgtgagccactgcgcctggcctccacaATCACTCTTCAAGCTCATCACTTTGGTTCAGTTTCTTCACAGCACTAAACTCACTTGTTCAAGTACtggtttatgtgtttatttgctattttctgtTCCCCTCCACAACGGAGGATTCATAAGAGCTGGGGCCCTGTTTGTTTTGTTCATGCTATATCCCCAGACCTGGCACCAATTAGGTgcacaatacatatttgttgaatgaatgaatgagaatggTAGTCTTTTGGTTCCCAGGTTTATTGACAATTACTCATCTATTTTTGACTCCCCGAGTCCCAGCTCCCAAACTCGCTGTCCCTACTCCAGGCTTCACGGTAGTCCCAGAATGTAGGAAGTGGGACAGGATAGACTTTAACATCACCCAGGCCTCTGGTTTccgaagcattttttttctttaatgcagTAAAACCATTCCTTTAAAACCCAAAATCTCTCATGGAACCCCtacatatcaaatatataaagcagGAGCTGCCCTTGTTCAGGGATAATATGTGGGGCTTATGGCTCTAAGAAACACAGTTTGACATTCACTGCTCTCCTTACTTCAGTTACCTCATGGTATAGATAAATGGGCGGGGCCCAGAGAGGGGCCATGACCTGTCCTGGGACACGCAGCCACTGAAGCCTTTAGTCCAGTGCTCCTTCCACAGCACCACACTGGATTCTGGAGTCTTTCCAGCCAGGGCAGAGGAAGCTGCAACAGTGCCATGATAAGAGCTTCTGGGTCTTCTGGTACCTACCCTCTCAGACTGCTGGTCCTAGGGTCATGTGAGGGGCTGGCTGGAGGGTGGACTGGAAGTGCATGGGGGTTGGGTGGGGAAGCCAGGTGTCTGTGTTGGAAGGCCAGTGGGGCTGGGGGATTGGGGGCTGGATGGCTGGGAAGGACTTCCCAGGCCTGCAGTGGTCTCTCCTTTCCTCAGGATGAGGCTGCTGAGCTCCTGGAGCAGCTGTTCCTCTAGGGACCCCCGTGCCTGGGGACCGCTCTTTGAAGGGGGGCCTGGAGGGGGCTCAGGTGGCCTCTCCTCCTGGCCAAGGGTGCTTGACTTGGAGAGAAAGGGTTGATCCAAGGACTTCTGGCTGGTGAGGGGGTTCTCTGGCTTCACTGTCCACTCCCGTGTGGTGGAGAAGGAGGTAGAAGTGTCCTGGATCAACTCAGGGAAGGCCCCTACTTCCTCATACACTGGCTCCTCGTACACAGGCTCCTCCAGCTCCTCTTGCTCCTCCACAGACCCCTGGGATGACTTCATTGgctggatgggaatggaatggcaggagtGGGCACATAGTTAAAGTTACCAGATTATGAAtcactaacatttactgagctcttCCTCTGGGCCAGATGCTGTAAAATACTTGGCATGTATGATACTGGAACAATCCTGTGCAGTGGGTTACACTACAAAAGAGTCAACTGAATGCAAAGGGGTTAAGTAAGTTGCCCAGCATCACATAATGAGTGAATggtagagctggggtttgaacccaggtctgtttaACTCCAAAATGCATTCACTTCATCACTTTCCTTctatttcacagattctgtgacaactttttccttttttttttttttttttgagacagagttttactcttgttgcctaggctggagtgcagtggtgcgatcttggctcactgcaacctccgcctcccaggttcaaatgattctcctgcctcagcctcccaagtagctgggatcacaggcatgcaccaccacacccagctaattttgtatttttagtagagacgggatttcaccatgtcgattagactggtcttgaactcctgacctcaggggatccacccacctcagcctcccaaagtgctgggattacaggcatgagccactgtgcccgacctttCTCCTTTTATTACTGCATCTTACAtccctcattttcctcattctttctggcctcctctctctctctgtcctgtccctctccctctcccttttcctcgctctccctctctctctctctctctctcacacacacacacacacactctgatggcctacacacacacacacacacacacacacacacaccctgatgGCCTACATGAGGCAAACAGCACACCTGGGGCTCAGGCAGCACAGAGGAATACAGGGTTGACAGACACACCGCTGGAGCAGGCACAATACTCACAAAGAACATGGACAGGGTCCTCCGGTTGTGTAGTCGCCGCTGGAcacaggtggggtggggacaaggggagggaaagACATAAAGACACAGTGAGGACTAGCAACAGGAGACAGGGGTGGGGAATGGGGGTGAAGAAGGCAGAAGGGAGGGGGACAGTGAGCATAGGGTGGCACCAGGCTAGCAGGCACACCACTGCCTACTGCAATGTGACAAGGGCTACACGACAGGAATCAGGGGTTGGGGCAGGCTGGGGTGCCTTACCAGGGTCTGATTGGCAGAGAGGAGGGTGGCTCCACTGTCATCCCCACGGATAGGCAGCAAAGGCATAGTGCCAAACTTCTGACGGGCAAGGTCAGAGGAGGAATGGCGTCGTAAGACCACCGGCTGCTGGTCATCGTGCTGGTGGGAGCATGAGGGGTTGGCATCAGTGGGCATGAAAGGCACTGAGGAGGACAGCTGGGCCCCAGGGG
This genomic interval carries:
- the FCHSD1 gene encoding F-BAR and double SH3 domains protein 1 isoform X4, with the translated sequence MQPPPRKVKPAQEVKLRFLEQLSILQTWQQREADLLEDIRSYSKQRAAIEREYGQALQKLAGPFLKREGHRSGEMDSRTVFGAWRCLLDATVAGGQTRLQASDRYRDLAGGTGRSAKEQVLRKGTENLQRAQAEVLQSVRELSRSRKLYGQRERVWALAQEKAADVQARLNRSDHGIFHSRTSLQKLSTKLSAQSAQYSQQLQAARNEYLLNLVATNAHLDHYYQEELPALLKALVSELSEHLRDPLTSLSRTELEAAEVILEHAHRGEQTTSQVSWEQDLKLFLQEPGVFSPTPPQQFQPAGTDQVCVLEWGAEGVAGKSGLEKEVQRLTSRAARDYKIQNHGHRVLQRLEQRRQQASEREASSIEQRLQEVRESIRRAQVSQVKGAARLALLQGAGLDVERWLKPAMTQAQDEVEQERRLSEARLSQRDLSPTAEDAELSDFEECEEMGELFEEPAPQALATRALPCPAHVVFRYQAGREDELTITEGEWLEVIEEGDADEWVKARNQHGEVGFVPERYLNFPDLSLPESSQDSDNPCGAEPTAFLAQALYSYTGQSAEELSFPEGALIRLLPRAQDGVDDGFWRGEFGGRVGVFPSLLVEELLGPPGPPELSDPEQMLPSPSPPSFSPPAPTSVLDGPPAPVLPGDKALDFPGFLDMMAPRLRPMRPPPPPPAKAPDPGHPDPLT
- the FCHSD1 gene encoding F-BAR and double SH3 domains protein 1 isoform X6; this translates as MGTPGGLGERREVKPAQEVKLRFLEQLSILQTWQQREADLLEDIRSYSKQRAAIEREYGQALQKLAGPFLKREGHRSGEMDSRGRTVFGAWRCLLDATVAGGQTRLQASDRYRDLAGGTGRSAKEQVLRKGTENLQRAQAEVLQSVRELSRSRKLYGQRERVWALAQEKAADVQARLNRSDHGIFHSRTSLQKLSTKLSAQSAQYSQQLQAARNEYLLNLVATNAHLDHYYQEELPALLKALVSELSEHLRDPLTSLSRTELEAAEVILEHAHRGEQTTSQVSWEQDLKLFLQEPGVFSPTPPQQFQPAGTDQVCVLEWGAEGVAGKSGLEKEVQRLTSRAARDYKIQNHGHRVLQRLEQRRQQASEREASSIEQRLQEVRESIRRAQVSQVKGAARLALLQGAGLDVERWLKPAMTQAQDEVEQERRLSEARLSQRDLSPTAEDAELSDFEECEEMGELFEEPAPQALATRALPCPAHVVFRYQAGREDELTITEGEWLEVIEEGDADEWVKARNQHGEVGFVPERYLNFPDLSLPESSQDSDNPCGAEPTAFLAQALYSYTGQSAEELSFPEGALIRLLPRAQDGVDDGFWRGEFGGRVGVFPSLLVEELLGPPGPPELSDPEQTKPWTSLGSWT
- the FCHSD1 gene encoding F-BAR and double SH3 domains protein 1 isoform X1, giving the protein MGTPGGLGERREVKPAQEVKLRFLEQLSILQTWQQREADLLEDIRSYSKQRAAIEREYGQALQKLAGPFLKREGHRSGEMDSRGRTVFGAWRCLLDATVAGGQTRLQASDRYRDLAGGTGRSAKEQVLRKGTENLQRAQAEVLQSVRELSRSRKLYGQRERVWALAQEKAADVQARLNRSDHGIFHSRTSLQKLSTKLSAQSAQYSQQLQAARNEYLLNLVATNAHLDHYYQEELPALLKALVSELSEHLRDPLTSLSRTELEAAEVILEHAHRGEQTTSQVSWEQDLKLFLQEPGVFSPTPPQQFQPAGTDQVCVLEWGAEGVAGKSGLEKEVQRLTSRAARDYKIQNHGHRVLQRLEQRRQQASEREASSIEQRLQEVRESIRRAQVSQVKGAARLALLQGAGLDVERWLKPAMTQAQDEVEQERRLSEARLSQRDLSPTAEDAELSDFEECEEMGELFEEPAPQALATRALPCPAHVVFRYQAGREDELTITEGEWLEVIEEGDADEWVKARNQHGEVGFVPERYLNFPDLSLPESSQDSDNPCGAEPTAFLAQALYSYTGQSAEELSFPEGALIRLLPRAQDGVDDGFWRGEFGGRVGVFPSLLVEELLGPPGPPELSDPEQMLPSPSPPSFSPPAPTSVLDGPPAPVLPGDKALDFPGFLDMMAPRLRPMRPPPPPPAKAPDPGHPDPLT
- the FCHSD1 gene encoding F-BAR and double SH3 domains protein 1 isoform X7, whose translation is MQPPPRKVKPAQEVKLRFLEQLSILQTWQQREADLLEDIRSYSKQRAAIEREYGQALQKLAGPFLKREGHRSGEMDSRTVFGAWRCLLDATVAGGQTRLQASDRYRDLAGGTGRSAKEQVLRKGTENLQRAQAEVLQSVRELSRSRKLYGQRERVWALAQEKAADVQARLNRSDHGIFHSRTSLQKLSTKLSAQSAQYSQQLQAARNEYLLNLVATNAHLDHYYQEELPALLKALVSELSEHLRDPLTSLSRTELEAAEVILEHAHRGEQTTSQVSWEQDLKLFLQEPGVFSPTPPQQFQPAGTDQVCVLEWGAEGVAGKSGLEKEVQRLTSRAARDYKIQNHGHRVLQRLEQRRQQASEREASSIEQRLQEVRESIRRAQVSQVKGAARLALLQGAGLDVERWLKPAMTQAQDEVEQERRLSEARLSQRDLSPTAEDAELSDFEECEEMGELFEEPAPQALATRALPCPAHVVFRYQAGREDELTITEGEWLEVIEEGDADEWVKARNQHGEVGFVPERYLNFPDLSLPESSQDSDNPCGAEPTAFLAQALYSYTGQSAEELSFPEGALIRLLPRAQDGVDDGFWRGEFGGRVGVFPSLLVEELLGPPGPPELSDPEQMLPSPSPPSFSPPAPTSVLDGPPAPVLPGDSGGTCACLSYGYIAYWWRLGF
- the FCHSD1 gene encoding F-BAR and double SH3 domains protein 1 isoform X3 translates to MQPPPRKVKPAQEVKLRFLEQLSILQTWQQREADLLEDIRSYSKQRAAIEREYGQALQKLAGPFLKREGHRSGEMDSRGRTVFGAWRCLLDATVAGGQTRLQASDRYRDLAGGTGRSAKEQVLRKGTENLQRAQAEVLQSVRELSRSRKLYGQRERVWALAQEKAADVQARLNRSDHGIFHSRTSLQKLSTKLSAQSAQYSQQLQAARNEYLLNLVATNAHLDHYYQEELPALLKALVSELSEHLRDPLTSLSRTELEAAEVILEHAHRGEQTTSQVSWEQDLKLFLQEPGVFSPTPPQQFQPAGTDQVCVLEWGAEGVAGKSGLEKEVQRLTSRAARDYKIQNHGHRVLQRLEQRRQQASEREASSIEQRLQEVRESIRRAQVSQVKGAARLALLQGAGLDVERWLKPAMTQAQDEVEQERRLSEARLSQRDLSPTAEDAELSDFEECEEMGELFEEPAPQALATRALPCPAHVVFRYQAGREDELTITEGEWLEVIEEGDADEWVKARNQHGEVGFVPERYLNFPDLSLPESSQDSDNPCGAEPTAFLAQALYSYTGQSAEELSFPEGALIRLLPRAQDGVDDGFWRGEFGGRVGVFPSLLVEELLGPPGPPELSDPEQMLPSPSPPSFSPPAPTSVLDGPPAPVLPGDKALDFPGFLDMMAPRLRPMRPPPPPPAKAPDPGHPDPLT
- the FCHSD1 gene encoding F-BAR and double SH3 domains protein 1 isoform X2, with the translated sequence MGTPGGLGERREVKPAQEVKLRFLEQLSILQTWQQREADLLEDIRSYSKQRAAIEREYGQALQKLAGPFLKREGHRSGEMDSRTVFGAWRCLLDATVAGGQTRLQASDRYRDLAGGTGRSAKEQVLRKGTENLQRAQAEVLQSVRELSRSRKLYGQRERVWALAQEKAADVQARLNRSDHGIFHSRTSLQKLSTKLSAQSAQYSQQLQAARNEYLLNLVATNAHLDHYYQEELPALLKALVSELSEHLRDPLTSLSRTELEAAEVILEHAHRGEQTTSQVSWEQDLKLFLQEPGVFSPTPPQQFQPAGTDQVCVLEWGAEGVAGKSGLEKEVQRLTSRAARDYKIQNHGHRVLQRLEQRRQQASEREASSIEQRLQEVRESIRRAQVSQVKGAARLALLQGAGLDVERWLKPAMTQAQDEVEQERRLSEARLSQRDLSPTAEDAELSDFEECEEMGELFEEPAPQALATRALPCPAHVVFRYQAGREDELTITEGEWLEVIEEGDADEWVKARNQHGEVGFVPERYLNFPDLSLPESSQDSDNPCGAEPTAFLAQALYSYTGQSAEELSFPEGALIRLLPRAQDGVDDGFWRGEFGGRVGVFPSLLVEELLGPPGPPELSDPEQMLPSPSPPSFSPPAPTSVLDGPPAPVLPGDKALDFPGFLDMMAPRLRPMRPPPPPPAKAPDPGHPDPLT